Below is a genomic region from Prolixibacteraceae bacterium.
CAATAAAACTAAATTTATTTGTCACATTGACTTTTTCATTATTGACTTGGGCAAATTCGACATTCTGATAGACATATTTAACCTCTTCTAATTTTGCAGTTACCTTTCGATCAGAGGTGATCAACCCATTGGCACAAAAATTAGTTCGATTCGGGAAATCGCCATAGTCTCCTCCATATGCAAAGAAGAATTGTCCTGGAGCGTCTTCTCTCTCTTTAGAAAGGCCTTGATCGACCCAATCCCAGATACAACCACCTATAAGTCTTTTGTTGCGTTCAATTACCTCCCAATACTCTTTCAGGTTACCCACAGAGTTTCCCATGGCATGAGAGTATTCGCACATAATAAAAGGTTGTGGGTTGTCCTCTTTCGCTTCTGCTTCTATTTTTGAGATCCTTGGATACATTATTGATTCAATGTCTGCGATCTCATTCATTCCTTCATAGTGAATTACTCTAGAGGTATCAACAGCTAAAATTGCATCTCTACAAGCAATGAAATTATCCCCAGGACCAGATTCATTTCCTAGAGACCAGATGATGATGGATGGATGGTTTTTATCACGCTGTACCATCGATATATTTCGATCAACCATCGCTTTTTCCCATGAAGTATCATGCCCCATTCCGTCATCACCAAACCCATAACCATGTGACTCGACATTTGCCTCATCAATTACATATAGGCCATATTGATCACACAGTTCGTACCAATAAGGGTGATTTGGGTAATGACTTGTACGCACGGTATTGATATTATACTGCTTCATTAATTGGATATCTCTAAGCATCGACTCTTTCGTCACAGCTCGACCATGTACAGGATCATGCTCATGACGATTCACCCCTTTAATTGTAATACTCTTGCCATTAACCCATAGTTGCTGATCACGTATTTCAATGTTCCGAAAGCCGACTTCAGAAGAGACAACCTCAACTAAAGCTCCTGAAGTATCATACAGCTCAACGACCAAACTATACAGATTAGGTATTTCGGCACTCCATAGTAGTGGATGATCAACAGTTTTATTTAACGAGAAAAGATGCTCATTTTTACTGCCTCCACGAGAAATTCCTTCTCCAATCTCTATCTTATTAGTATCCCCTTTAGATAGAAGGTAAGCTCTGTAATGGATTGATGAACCTTTCCCTTTGAAAGCTAGATCTAGTTTAACCTCTGCAGAAGTGTAATCTGAAGTCAGTTGTGTTTTAAAAAAGAGGTCTCTTAAGTGATGTTTTGGTCTAGCCACCAACAATACATCTCTAAATATTCCTGATAATCTCCAAAAGTCTTGGTCTTCAATATAACTAGAATCACTCCATCGGTAGACCTCTACAGCCAATTGGTTCTCCCCTTTACGAAGCACATTGGTGATATCGAATTCTGCAGGAGTCATAGATCCCTCACTATAACCAACTTTCACTCCATTAACCCACACATACATGGCACTTTTGACTCCTCTAAAATGAAGGAAAACTCTCTGTCCATCCCAACTGTCCGAAATAGAAAAAGTACGCTTATATGATCCTACTGGATTTGGATAACGACTCTTGGTGAAGTTATCAGGTGTAGGTGTCATGATTCGAGGTCGGTCCTTTGCAAAAGGATAAGGTTTATTACTATAAATTGGCACTCCATATCCTTTCATTTGCCAATTTGAGGGAACCACAATATCGTCCCAATAAGATACATCATAGCTCTCTTTATAAAAATCGGAAGGACGATCATTGGGAGATTTGACCCAATGAAACTTCCATATCCCATTCAAGCTCATCATTCTTGATGATATGTTCTCATTCATTTCTAAAGCCATACTTACATTGTCGTATGGAATAAGTGAAGCATGTGCTGGCTGTTTATTATATCCAATCACATATTGGTTCTCCCAATCACTCTTTTTATTCGCAAAAGATGTATATACGATACAACACATCGCTACCAATAGAAGTTTTCTGTAATCCATGTTTCTTAGTTTAGTCAGTACTTGTTAGTCGTTACCTATCCTCTCTAATAAGATACAAACCTACAGAAAAGACCAAAACAGACTAGAATACTGTAAACCTAATGATATTTTGATTTCATCAATAAACAAATGGTTCGAACCGTGTTCCATAATTACTATTTTGGATTATTTCAATATTATGGGACGTACAAAAACTGAAAGAAAGAATACGACACCCTCTGATAATGAGATATATTAGTTAAACAATCTAAATAATCCGCCTCTTTAATACTTAGCGTGTGATAATAATCATCTATTTTCATTATTATCACCATTTCATCTTTATATATCTTATTTCTAGATATAAATTTAAGATTTGAACACTATAACATAAACACCGTTATAGAGTAAGTAGACATCTAATACTGTATATAATGATACCAGATAAAAACAACAAGTATCCTTTAGAACACTACCATAAGTTATGCTTTCTAAAAAATATCATTCAGAATAAGAATATAGTCGTGGGAGAGTACACCTACTACGATGATGATGAAGATATCACCAATTTCGAGAAGAATGTGAAGTACCACTTTGATTTTATAGGAGACAAACTTATCATAGGCAAGTTCTGTATGATCGCCTCAGGAGTAAGTTTTATTATGAATGGAGCAAACCATAAGATGGATGGAGTCTCTGCATATCCGTTCTATATTTTTGGAGGTGATTGGGCAGATTCAGCACCTGCAGCAACAGACACTCCCTACAAGGGGGATACGGTGGTTGGAAATGATGTATGGATTGGAACCAATGTAACCATTATGCCAGGAATAAAAATAGGCGATGGTGCTATCATTGCATCCAAGAGCGTGGTTACCAAAGATGTTGCGCCATATGCTGTTGTTGGAGGAAACCCTGCATGCCTTATAAAGATGAGGTTTTCAGAAAAGATAGTGAATCGACTATTGGAATTAAAATGGTGGAACTGGGACATTCAAAAGATCACTAGCAACATCCATGCATTGACACAAAATATCAGCCTGACGGATTTAAACAATTTTAAGTAAGGCAATGCAACTATAGATTCAGATGAAGCAATTTGTATCGTGCACTATTCGAGGAAGGAGAGAAAACCATAGGCTTCTTATCTATTTGTGTATGCTTCCTCCTTCCTAGAGTAGGTAATACAAATTACATCTATATGAAGCGCTATAGTGAAAGCAAT
It encodes:
- a CDS encoding DUF4981 domain-containing protein — its product is MDYRKLLLVAMCCIVYTSFANKKSDWENQYVIGYNKQPAHASLIPYDNVSMALEMNENISSRMMSLNGIWKFHWVKSPNDRPSDFYKESYDVSYWDDIVVPSNWQMKGYGVPIYSNKPYPFAKDRPRIMTPTPDNFTKSRYPNPVGSYKRTFSISDSWDGQRVFLHFRGVKSAMYVWVNGVKVGYSEGSMTPAEFDITNVLRKGENQLAVEVYRWSDSSYIEDQDFWRLSGIFRDVLLVARPKHHLRDLFFKTQLTSDYTSAEVKLDLAFKGKGSSIHYRAYLLSKGDTNKIEIGEGISRGGSKNEHLFSLNKTVDHPLLWSAEIPNLYSLVVELYDTSGALVEVVSSEVGFRNIEIRDQQLWVNGKSITIKGVNRHEHDPVHGRAVTKESMLRDIQLMKQYNINTVRTSHYPNHPYWYELCDQYGLYVIDEANVESHGYGFGDDGMGHDTSWEKAMVDRNISMVQRDKNHPSIIIWSLGNESGPGDNFIACRDAILAVDTSRVIHYEGMNEIADIESIMYPRISKIEAEAKEDNPQPFIMCEYSHAMGNSVGNLKEYWEVIERNKRLIGGCIWDWVDQGLSKEREDAPGQFFFAYGGDYGDFPNRTNFCANGLITSDRKVTAKLEEVKYVYQNVEFAQVNNEKVNVTNKFSFIDLSKYRLECSLVTNGHVVKTEYIDMPSIKPSETISILLPNHFVVLEPGTDQYINLALITRKRELWAKVGHEVAKAQLVIKEEMKTEVIEKNNQFEKIDIVDDDKRLTLIGEKFTLSFDKLSAVMDQLSYQGKQLIKMESEPFHDNGAKEYYNQGILPQIFRAPLDNDSHFKRGISQRWYKLGFDQLMHECKSFRYEKGDDGSYVIQTSILSYTSKNYALTSEIEYTVYPSGAIKVSSDFKPQEAGVYLPRLGLQFEIEPSLSSVEWYGRGPKENYIDRKDAMFMGQYQMNVSQLEEQYMKPQDSGNRTDVRWVQFTDRDGKGFKVSSANKFNFDASENTPTEIARANHPYELTPRDGIIINIDAAHHGIGQGSCGPQALEKYSLDTKEKTLLFYIQPIL
- a CDS encoding Vat family streptogramin A O-acetyltransferase, whose product is MIPDKNNKYPLEHYHKLCFLKNIIQNKNIVVGEYTYYDDDEDITNFEKNVKYHFDFIGDKLIIGKFCMIASGVSFIMNGANHKMDGVSAYPFYIFGGDWADSAPAATDTPYKGDTVVGNDVWIGTNVTIMPGIKIGDGAIIASKSVVTKDVAPYAVVGGNPACLIKMRFSEKIVNRLLELKWWNWDIQKITSNIHALTQNISLTDLNNFK